Proteins encoded within one genomic window of Brockia lithotrophica:
- a CDS encoding 3D domain-containing protein: MPGRRLPKVFLALTATVFFTAGNAYGEPPQPEPAGKAVSAAETRGDDRFSEETHPSEDETAFALDRGEEEERGEANAAEGLEGNPPGEQFETAEEAPPLQRIAPELAAAVSPEEQIFLATTEIPRVRVVATAYTEGRESTGKTPGHPAYGVTASGVKVRRDRFSTIAADPREFPYGTVLFIPGYGFGVVADTGGLVRGKHIDLYVPSVREALYDWGRRTVEVYVLAWGTGKVEEEFLDRLNTSGLRALRDVQSREAAAQGRRILE, encoded by the coding sequence ATGCCCGGACGCCGTCTGCCTAAGGTGTTTTTGGCCTTGACCGCGACCGTCTTCTTCACCGCGGGAAACGCGTACGGGGAACCCCCGCAACCCGAACCGGCGGGAAAAGCGGTCTCGGCCGCAGAAACCAGAGGAGATGACCGTTTCTCCGAAGAAACGCACCCCTCGGAAGACGAGACGGCCTTTGCCTTAGACCGCGGAGAAGAAGAAGAGCGCGGCGAAGCAAACGCGGCCGAAGGGTTGGAGGGAAATCCCCCTGGAGAACAGTTCGAGACGGCGGAGGAGGCACCCCCGCTTCAACGGATCGCACCCGAACTCGCCGCCGCTGTTTCCCCGGAAGAGCAGATCTTCCTCGCGACCACGGAAATCCCCCGCGTGCGCGTCGTCGCTACCGCGTACACGGAGGGGCGGGAATCCACGGGAAAAACGCCCGGCCACCCGGCCTACGGTGTCACCGCCTCGGGCGTCAAGGTACGCCGCGACCGGTTTTCCACGATTGCCGCCGATCCGCGGGAATTCCCCTACGGGACGGTGCTCTTCATTCCGGGGTACGGTTTCGGCGTCGTCGCCGATACGGGAGGGCTCGTCCGCGGAAAGCACATCGACCTCTACGTCCCGAGCGTGCGCGAGGCGCTTTACGACTGGGGGAGGCGTACCGTGGAGGTGTACGTCCTCGCCTGGGGGACGGGAAAGGTCGAAGAAGAGTTCCTCGACCGTCTGAACACCTCGGGCCTGCGCGCC